From Rhodopseudomonas palustris:
GGAGTCCCACCATCGCGTGGCGATGCCCTTCGGCGTCGATCAGGCCTGCGCCGAGCGTCATGTAGCCTCCGCATTCGCCGTGCACCGGGCGCGTCTGCGCGAAGCGGGTCAGCGTCGACTTGAAGTGTGTGGCCGCGGCGAGCCTGCCGGCATGGAGTTCGGGATAGCCGCCCGGCAGCCAGGCCGCATCACAAGTATCATCGGGTCCTTCGTCAGCGAGCGGCGAGAACGGCACGATCTCGGCGCCGGCGGCGCGCCATCCGGTGAGCAGATGCGGATAGATGAAGGAGAAGGCATCGTCGCTGGCGAGCGCGATGCGCTGGCCGGGAGGCGCGATGCGCGGCGTCGCCGCGGTGTCGAACTGTGACGGAGCGGCGGCGCGTTCGAGCGCGTCGAGGTCGATGCCCTGTTCGGCGAGTGCGGCCAGTGCAGCGAGCCGCGCGTCGAGCTGCGTGTGTTCGCGCGCCTGCACCAGCCCGAGATGGCGGTTCTTGATCGTGCTGCCGGCATGTCGTGCGAGCGTGCCCAGCACAGGAATGCTCTGCATCGTGAAGCCGGCGCGGACCAGCGCCTCGTGCCGCGCGCTGGCGACGTTGTTGAGGATCACGCCGGCCAGCTTCACGTCGCTCCGGTAGTTCGCGAAGCCGAGCGCTAGCGCGGCGGCCGATTGCGACTGGCCGGCGACGTCGATCACCAGCACCACCGGCCAGCCGGTCGCCGCGGCGATATCGGCGGTTGCGCCGTTGCCCCACGCGCCTGTCGTGCTGCCGCCGTCGAACAGCCCCATCACGCCTTCGGCGATGCAGAGGTCCGCACCGCCGGCCTCATCGAGCAATGCGGCGATCCGGCCGCGCGTGACAGCGAACGAGTCGAGGTTGTAGGAAGGCCGGCCAGTGGCCGCGGCGTGGAACGCCGGATCGATGTAGTCGGGGCCGCATTTGTAGGGCTGGACGATGCGGCCGCGGCGACGCAACGCGGCGAGCAGCGCTAACGTCACCGTGGTCTTGCCGCTGTTGGTCGACGGCGCCGCGATGATCAGCCCCTGCGGCCGCGCACGCGTCGCGGCATGATCGCGATCAGTCGCGGGCACGATCGTCCTCCGCGGAACGACGATAGCGCCGGTCGTAGTCCGTGCTGTAGAGCGCGCTATTGCGGAAATCGCTCGCTGCGAGCGACGGCCCGACCAGGATTAGCGCGGTGCGATCGATGCCGGCCTCCGCCACCTGCGCGGCGATCGTCGCGAGCGTGCCGCGGATGATCTGCTCTTCGGGCCAGCTCGCGCGAACGACGACGGCCACGGCGCAATCGTTGCCGTAGTGCGGGCGCAGCTTGTCGACGACGGCGTCGAGCACGTGGATCGACAAATGGATCGCCAGCGTCGCGCCGGTCGCCGCATAGGCCTCGAGGTTTTCGCGAGGTGGCATCGCGGAAGCGCGGCCCGAGGTGCGCGTCAGCACCACGGTC
This genomic window contains:
- a CDS encoding cobyrinate a,c-diamide synthase, whose translation is MPATDRDHAATRARPQGLIIAAPSTNSGKTTVTLALLAALRRRGRIVQPYKCGPDYIDPAFHAAATGRPSYNLDSFAVTRGRIAALLDEAGGADLCIAEGVMGLFDGGSTTGAWGNGATADIAAATGWPVVLVIDVAGQSQSAAALALGFANYRSDVKLAGVILNNVASARHEALVRAGFTMQSIPVLGTLARHAGSTIKNRHLGLVQAREHTQLDARLAALAALAEQGIDLDALERAAAPSQFDTAATPRIAPPGQRIALASDDAFSFIYPHLLTGWRAAGAEIVPFSPLADEGPDDTCDAAWLPGGYPELHAGRLAAATHFKSTLTRFAQTRPVHGECGGYMTLGAGLIDAEGHRHAMVGLLGLETDFAERKLHLGYRVATLQTPAAGHPAGCVLRGHEYHYARVLSVADDPLADIRDAAGAPTGETGSRRGHVTGTFFHLIDVAQELAS